A single genomic interval of Pseudomonadota bacterium harbors:
- a CDS encoding sulfatase-like hydrolase/transferase — protein sequence MILSCSQSFAAVPGHEKTNVIMISLQCLRPDHLGVYGYQRDTSPNIDHFARQSVLFENAISQANLTPVAQMSVLTSQYPRVNGMISFEVGKEMVTAMTLPAILKKYGYTTAATLSSPEFFMRYDTEEKTMVNPGDVFSRDFDHFGRTKRGPGGGSIRKVPTDAFSWLSANKDTKFFLWIGSGAIHMPYGATVPKAMQTRYDPPGYKPFWEQFPLKEKNGRAKGSPSYDIFSRVYNNEFFWDFSAAHQLTAADVDYVNGRYDAGVYYTDLFIGQLFKLLDSLKLSQNTLVVLHSIHGEDLGEGGRFFHYDVTDTVVKNALIIRFPGNEFSGGKITPQVQGIDIMPTILDYLDIPAPHEAQGGSLMPLVKGEGRSPSEYAYIDRLPWWEYTLSKWYLEFQKNDRKAQFSTKELAEIDRYRSTLKDSFAELGYPPGDIAIRTNDWKMIFRKNITLLNKLSWWSFITARKHDLAELVLYDLKNDPLETTNVADKNPETVKMLKDKLFQWDHSVEKHKAIYRMGDDRLIIPYPQ from the coding sequence ATGATCTTGAGCTGCTCACAATCCTTCGCCGCTGTGCCCGGGCACGAAAAAACCAACGTGATCATGATCTCTCTCCAATGCCTGAGACCGGACCATCTCGGGGTCTACGGCTACCAAAGAGATACCAGCCCCAACATAGACCATTTTGCCAGGCAATCCGTGCTCTTCGAAAATGCCATCTCCCAGGCCAATCTCACCCCGGTCGCCCAGATGAGTGTGCTCACTTCGCAATACCCAAGGGTAAACGGCATGATCTCCTTCGAGGTCGGCAAGGAGATGGTCACCGCCATGACCCTGCCGGCAATTCTTAAAAAATACGGTTACACCACCGCTGCCACCCTCAGTTCACCCGAGTTTTTCATGCGCTATGACACCGAAGAAAAAACCATGGTCAACCCCGGAGACGTTTTCTCCAGAGACTTTGATCATTTCGGCAGAACCAAGAGGGGGCCCGGTGGAGGCAGCATCCGGAAAGTCCCGACCGACGCCTTCAGCTGGCTCAGCGCCAACAAGGATACAAAGTTTTTCCTGTGGATCGGCAGCGGCGCCATCCATATGCCCTACGGGGCGACCGTGCCGAAAGCGATGCAGACCAGATATGATCCTCCCGGGTACAAACCGTTCTGGGAACAATTTCCGCTCAAAGAAAAGAATGGCCGGGCCAAAGGCAGCCCCTCCTATGACATCTTTTCCCGGGTCTACAACAATGAATTCTTCTGGGATTTCTCCGCAGCCCACCAGCTTACCGCCGCCGATGTCGACTACGTCAACGGCCGCTATGATGCGGGAGTTTACTACACCGATCTGTTCATCGGCCAGTTGTTCAAGCTCCTCGATTCACTCAAACTCAGTCAAAACACCCTGGTTGTTCTCCATTCCATCCATGGCGAAGACCTTGGCGAAGGGGGCAGATTTTTCCATTATGATGTGACCGATACCGTGGTCAAAAATGCCCTGATCATCAGGTTCCCCGGCAATGAATTCAGCGGCGGAAAAATCACCCCCCAGGTCCAGGGGATCGATATCATGCCCACCATCCTGGACTACCTCGACATCCCGGCGCCCCACGAGGCACAAGGCGGCAGCCTGATGCCGCTTGTCAAAGGGGAAGGCCGGTCCCCCAGCGAATACGCCTATATCGACCGGCTGCCCTGGTGGGAATACACCCTGAGTAAATGGTATCTGGAGTTCCAGAAAAATGACCGGAAAGCCCAGTTTTCAACGAAAGAACTTGCTGAAATTGACCGGTATCGCTCAACCCTTAAAGATAGCTTTGCCGAGCTGGGCTACCCTCCAGGCGACATTGCCATCAGAACCAATGACTGGAAGATGATCTTCAGGAAAAACATCACCCTGCTCAATAAACTTTCATGGTGGAGCTTTATCACCGCCCGGAAGCATGATCTGGCCGAACTGGTGCTCTACGACCTGAAGAATGACCCGCTGGAAACAACCAATGTTGCGGATAAAAACCCTGAAACCGTAAAAATGCTCAAAGATAAACTCTTCCAATGGGATCATTCAGTAGAGAAACATAAGGCAATCTACAGGATGGGGGATGACCGACTGATTATCCCCTACCCCCAATAA
- a CDS encoding glycosyltransferase family 2 protein, with translation MTDKFTLSIVIPVFNEKATVLQMIDAVRKTPYNKELILVDDGSDDGTGDVLEKLHSPDLKILRHENNQGKGAALKTGFGAVTGDIIIIQDADLEYDPKEYATLLQPILDGKADVVYGSRFAGHGAHRVIYFWHYVGNRFLTLLSNLFTNLNLTDMETCYKVFRREVLENFTIHEKRFGIEPEITAKIAKIRGIRIYEVPVSYYGRTYEEGKKIGWRDGFRAIWCIVRYNLFG, from the coding sequence ATGACCGACAAGTTTACGTTAAGCATAGTCATTCCGGTTTTTAATGAAAAAGCGACTGTTCTGCAGATGATTGATGCGGTGCGGAAAACCCCTTACAACAAGGAATTAATCCTGGTAGACGACGGTTCCGACGACGGGACCGGGGACGTGCTGGAAAAACTGCACTCTCCCGATTTGAAAATCCTGCGTCATGAAAACAACCAGGGAAAGGGAGCGGCTCTGAAAACCGGATTTGGCGCAGTCACCGGAGACATAATCATCATTCAGGATGCAGACCTGGAGTATGATCCCAAAGAATACGCCACACTTCTCCAACCCATTCTGGACGGCAAGGCCGATGTCGTTTACGGCTCCCGGTTCGCCGGACACGGCGCCCACCGGGTCATCTACTTCTGGCATTATGTGGGCAACCGTTTTCTGACCCTGCTTTCCAACCTGTTCACCAACCTGAATCTCACCGATATGGAGACCTGCTACAAGGTCTTTCGCCGCGAGGTCCTGGAGAATTTCACCATTCACGAAAAACGTTTCGGGATCGAGCCCGAAATCACCGCCAAGATCGCCAAGATCAGAGGAATCCGTATTTATGAAGTCCCGGTTTCATATTATGGCCGCACCTATGAAGAAGGGAAAAAGATCGGCTGGCGAGATGGATTCAGAGCCATCTGGTGCATTGTGCGATACAACCTTTTCGGATAA
- a CDS encoding glycosyltransferase family 9 protein has protein sequence MKPDTMRRIDFYVGVPLTFACSVLFSILRFFKPIRTVKPSKILFLELSEMGSTILADPAMRKAKNHFTAELYFVIFQRNRPSLKLLNTVSEKNIFTLRESNLVSLAFDVIKFIFWCRHNRIDTVIDLELFSRFSALLSLFSGASEKVGFFAYYSEGLYRGDFYNRKVSYNPYLHISKNFIALVNALISTKPERPYSKTSIADSEIKIPPFQCPEKDKLAMVQRIIERFPDFDPACHRLIIVNPNSSALLPQRRWMPENFVELTRKILDADPRSIIVLTGAPGEEPGSDWIMNRINNKRCLNLTGQFQLEDLPVLYSIATLMISNDSGPVHFASITTMTAIVIYGPETPALYGSLGKIIPIYAGLACSPCVSALNHRKTSCSDNVCLQVISPDMVFDKVKPFLNN, from the coding sequence ATGAAACCAGATACCATGCGCAGAATCGATTTCTATGTGGGAGTGCCACTCACCTTTGCCTGCTCTGTCCTCTTCAGCATCCTCAGGTTTTTTAAGCCAATTCGCACAGTCAAGCCCTCAAAAATTCTGTTTCTGGAGCTATCGGAAATGGGCTCGACCATTCTCGCCGATCCAGCCATGCGCAAAGCAAAAAATCATTTTACCGCCGAACTCTATTTTGTGATCTTTCAGAGAAATCGACCAAGCCTGAAGCTCCTCAACACCGTGTCTGAAAAAAACATCTTTACCCTGCGTGAATCCAACCTGGTATCTCTTGCTTTTGACGTTATAAAATTCATTTTCTGGTGCCGTCACAACAGAATTGATACCGTTATTGACCTGGAACTTTTTTCCAGATTTTCAGCCCTGCTCTCCCTCTTTTCAGGTGCGTCGGAAAAGGTGGGTTTTTTCGCCTATTACAGTGAAGGTCTGTACCGGGGAGATTTCTATAACCGAAAGGTGTCCTACAACCCGTATCTCCATATTTCAAAAAATTTCATCGCCCTGGTCAATGCCCTGATAAGCACGAAACCGGAACGGCCCTATTCCAAAACCTCTATTGCGGATTCAGAGATCAAGATTCCTCCTTTTCAATGCCCGGAAAAGGACAAGCTCGCCATGGTCCAGAGGATCATTGAACGTTTTCCGGATTTTGATCCGGCTTGCCACAGGCTGATCATTGTGAACCCGAATTCCAGTGCTCTGCTTCCCCAGCGGCGCTGGATGCCGGAAAATTTTGTTGAACTGACCAGGAAAATCCTTGATGCGGATCCCCGGAGCATCATTGTGCTGACCGGAGCTCCAGGAGAGGAACCCGGATCCGACTGGATAATGAACCGGATAAACAATAAACGCTGTCTTAACCTGACCGGCCAATTTCAGCTTGAAGACCTTCCCGTACTCTATTCCATCGCCACCCTTATGATTAGCAATGACTCCGGCCCGGTCCATTTCGCATCCATCACCACCATGACGGCAATCGTAATTTATGGACCGGAAACACCGGCGCTTTACGGATCACTCGGAAAGATCATTCCAATTTACGCCGGGCTGGCCTGTTCTCCATGCGTCAGCGCCTTGAACCATCGTAAAACATCCTGTTCAGACAATGTCTGCCTGCAGGTTATCAGCCCGGATATGGTGTTCGACAAAGTGAAACCATTCTTAAACAACTGA
- a CDS encoding glycosyltransferase: MSLLKYESLDIIIPVYNEATTIAATLDEIGEKLHIPYRIHVIYDREDDTTLPVVKECRRENANIRLVRNCHGKGALNAIKTGLECVSGGVGLVMMADLADDPVAVDGMFAKINEGYDIVCGSRYMKGGRQIGGPLLKKTLSRLAGVSLHYLTGLPTRDATNSFKMYTSKVLAGLTIESRGGFELGIELVVKAYAAGYAIAEVPSVWRDRLAGESRFRLWRWLPGYLRWYWYGIRATIAGRGRVGN; this comes from the coding sequence ATTTCCCTTTTGAAATACGAGTCCCTTGACATCATTATTCCCGTTTATAACGAAGCGACAACCATTGCGGCTACCCTGGATGAGATTGGCGAGAAGCTCCATATTCCCTATCGTATTCATGTCATTTATGACCGTGAAGACGATACAACTCTGCCGGTTGTAAAGGAGTGTCGGCGGGAGAATGCAAATATCCGGCTGGTCAGGAATTGTCACGGGAAAGGGGCGCTTAACGCCATCAAGACCGGCCTGGAGTGCGTGAGCGGGGGGGTGGGATTGGTAATGATGGCCGATCTTGCCGATGACCCGGTTGCCGTGGACGGGATGTTCGCTAAAATCAACGAGGGGTATGATATTGTCTGCGGTTCACGCTATATGAAAGGCGGCAGGCAGATCGGCGGCCCCCTGCTCAAGAAAACCCTTTCCCGCCTGGCCGGAGTCTCCCTGCACTATTTGACCGGTCTGCCGACCCGTGATGCGACCAACAGTTTTAAAATGTATACCTCAAAGGTTCTTGCCGGCTTGACCATTGAAAGTCGGGGCGGTTTTGAGCTGGGGATCGAGCTTGTCGTCAAGGCGTATGCAGCCGGCTATGCCATTGCCGAGGTGCCATCGGTCTGGCGCGATCGCCTGGCCGGCGAGTCCCGCTTCCGTCTCTGGCGCTGGCTGCCAGGCTACCTGCGCTGGTACTGGTATGGAATACGTGCGACTATTGCGGGCCGTGGTCGGGTCGGGAACTGA